Proteins co-encoded in one Sander vitreus isolate 19-12246 chromosome 9, sanVit1, whole genome shotgun sequence genomic window:
- the LOC144522902 gene encoding BOS complex subunit ncln-like isoform X3 — MVHKKINLADDMLAWEHERFGIRRLPAFTLSHLPSHRLAQRSSIMDVRPHVDVKKLSRNTKLVAEALARVIYNLTEKGAPGDLQIFTEQMQVQDEQLSAVVDWLTAQPRAAQLVDKDSSVVSTLEYHLGHYLKDVKRHYVKADKRDPEFVFYDQLKQTMNAYRYAVMSSSSEML, encoded by the exons ATGGTCCACAAGAAAATCAACCTGGCCGACGACATGCTGGCCTGGGAGCACGAGCGCTTCGGGATCCGCCGACTGCCGGCCTTCACGTTGTCCCATCTGCCCTCCCACCGCCTGGCTCAGCGCTCCAGCATCATGGACGTGCG GCCTCATGTCGATGTGAAGAAACTCAGCAGGAACACCAAGCTGGTAGCAGAGGCACTGGCAAGGGTCATTTACAACCTCACTGAAAAG GGGGCTCCTGGAGATCTGCAGATCTTCACTGAACAGATG CAGGTGCAGGACGAGCAGCTATCAGCAGTGGTGGACTGGCTCACAGCGCAGCCCAGAGCCGCTCAGCTGGTGGACAAAGACAGCAGCGTGGTGTCCACTCTGGAGTATCACCTCGGACACTACCTCAAGGATGTCAAGAGACACTACGTCAAAGCTGACAAAAG GGATCCAGAGTTTGTATTCTACGACCAGCTGAAGCAGACTATGAATGCTTACAGGTACGCTGTAATGAGCTCCTCTTCTGAGATGCTTTAG
- the LOC144522902 gene encoding BOS complex subunit ncln-like isoform X2: protein MVHKKINLADDMLAWEHERFGIRRLPAFTLSHLPSHRLAQRSSIMDVRSVSPSSRHGAGEPPAGPHVDVKKLSRNTKLVAEALARVIYNLTEKGAPGDLQIFTEQMVQDEQLSAVVDWLTAQPRAAQLVDKDSSVVSTLEYHLGHYLKDVKRHYVKADKRDPEFVFYDQLKQTMNAYRYAVMSSSSEML, encoded by the exons ATGGTCCACAAGAAAATCAACCTGGCCGACGACATGCTGGCCTGGGAGCACGAGCGCTTCGGGATCCGCCGACTGCCGGCCTTCACGTTGTCCCATCTGCCCTCCCACCGCCTGGCTCAGCGCTCCAGCATCATGGACGTGCGGTCAGTGTCCCCCTCCTCTCGCCATGGAGCGGGAGAGCCCCCTGCTGG GCCTCATGTCGATGTGAAGAAACTCAGCAGGAACACCAAGCTGGTAGCAGAGGCACTGGCAAGGGTCATTTACAACCTCACTGAAAAG GGGGCTCCTGGAGATCTGCAGATCTTCACTGAACAGATG GTGCAGGACGAGCAGCTATCAGCAGTGGTGGACTGGCTCACAGCGCAGCCCAGAGCCGCTCAGCTGGTGGACAAAGACAGCAGCGTGGTGTCCACTCTGGAGTATCACCTCGGACACTACCTCAAGGATGTCAAGAGACACTACGTCAAAGCTGACAAAAG GGATCCAGAGTTTGTATTCTACGACCAGCTGAAGCAGACTATGAATGCTTACAGGTACGCTGTAATGAGCTCCTCTTCTGAGATGCTTTAG
- the LOC144522902 gene encoding BOS complex subunit ncln-like isoform X1, which yields MVHKKINLADDMLAWEHERFGIRRLPAFTLSHLPSHRLAQRSSIMDVRSVSPSSRHGAGEPPAGPHVDVKKLSRNTKLVAEALARVIYNLTEKGAPGDLQIFTEQMQVQDEQLSAVVDWLTAQPRAAQLVDKDSSVVSTLEYHLGHYLKDVKRHYVKADKRDPEFVFYDQLKQTMNAYRYAVMSSSSEML from the exons ATGGTCCACAAGAAAATCAACCTGGCCGACGACATGCTGGCCTGGGAGCACGAGCGCTTCGGGATCCGCCGACTGCCGGCCTTCACGTTGTCCCATCTGCCCTCCCACCGCCTGGCTCAGCGCTCCAGCATCATGGACGTGCGGTCAGTGTCCCCCTCCTCTCGCCATGGAGCGGGAGAGCCCCCTGCTGG GCCTCATGTCGATGTGAAGAAACTCAGCAGGAACACCAAGCTGGTAGCAGAGGCACTGGCAAGGGTCATTTACAACCTCACTGAAAAG GGGGCTCCTGGAGATCTGCAGATCTTCACTGAACAGATG CAGGTGCAGGACGAGCAGCTATCAGCAGTGGTGGACTGGCTCACAGCGCAGCCCAGAGCCGCTCAGCTGGTGGACAAAGACAGCAGCGTGGTGTCCACTCTGGAGTATCACCTCGGACACTACCTCAAGGATGTCAAGAGACACTACGTCAAAGCTGACAAAAG GGATCCAGAGTTTGTATTCTACGACCAGCTGAAGCAGACTATGAATGCTTACAGGTACGCTGTAATGAGCTCCTCTTCTGAGATGCTTTAG